The genomic DNA ATCGTCTGCAAGGCCTGTAAACGCCTCGCCGAGGCCGGTCGCCCTGGCACCGGGAGGGAACACGAGGGTGATCACGGCTGACTGCCCGACGGCAAAAACAGAGGAATAAAGCGAGAGAAGCGCGATGGCGCCCGTCAAAAGCCTTACAGCAGAAAATCGCATGGCAGAATACCTCATTCCATTGCTCTGAGTCGTGAAGCGCCGTGGATTCGAGGGCAGAAAAGATATTCCTTTAGCAAGGACAAATGGTAACGCATCAATTCCCTTAAGCGCCCTCGGGAGGACTGGTTTTTGAAGGAGTTTCAATCGGAACTATCTCTTTCCACTCCGGGAGTGGCACTGTTTCATTGCTGCGGAAAAGCGGCAGCATGCCAATTTCGGTGGTTTCCCGCAGTTTGTCTTTTCCCTGGTACTTGTACAACTGGCACCCGCATCCAAGATGCAGCGGAGGAATCACCTGCGGATACTGGAAGATCTGCTCCCTCGTGACAAAACGCCCTTTCTTTATAATTTTGGAGCACACCGGATCGTCCCATTTAAAGTCGAAATAGTAAAATTCTGTTCCCTCTCTGTCGCCCGCCTCGATTTCGCGGATATTAGCTTCCATCTGATGGTTCCATGAGTTGATAAGGCGCTCTTTTTCCTGCGCGCTCAACCTAGTATTTACGTTTTTATCAAAAAGATATTTGCGGATTTCTTCCTGGGAAGGCTTGTAATCTCCGATGTTTTCGCGGGGGCTGCGCCGTATAATTGAGTAAATTCCGCTGCCGTGGATCATGGGTGACGGCGCTTCTTCCGCCGCCTTGCCCTTGTTCATGCCGATCCGGACGGCGATGAGCATTGCAACAAGGAGCAGGAAAATGCCGACAATGGCGAGAAGTATTGACATAGTATGGAATTTTTCTCAGAACGCCGTACTGCTGCCTAGTAAAACTAATATGTTCGTGCCCCGTGATCAACCCCGGGGCGCGGGTTTACATGTTCTTTATAATGCAATTTCCGAATTCAGAGCAGGACACTTCCTTGGCATCATCCATGAGCCGGGCAAAGTCATAAGTTACGGTACGAGCTAGAATGGCCCGTTCAACGCCTTTTACGATAAGATCCGCGGCTTCGGTCCAGTGCAGGTACCGCAACATCATTTCGCCCGAGAGAATCAGGGAAGTCGGGTTTACTTTGTCCAGATTGGCGTATTTGGGCGCGGTGCCGTGCGTGGCTTCAAACAGGGCATGCCCGGTGGTGTAATTGATGTTCGCGCCGGGCGCTATGCCGATGCCGCCCACCTGCGCGGCGAGCGCGTCGGAAATATAGTCACCGTTGAGGTTCATGGTGGCGATTACATCGAATTCCTGCGCGCGGGTGATGGACTGCTGGAAAAAAATATCGGCAATGGCGTCCTTGATGAGCAGTTTTCCCGGGGGAACTTTTCCGTTGCATGCTTCCCACGAAACGGTGTTGCCGCCGAATTCCTCCTTTGCCACTTCATATCCCCAGGCGCGGAAAGCGCCCTCGGTGAATTTCTGGATGTTTCCCTTATGCACGAGGGTCACGCTTTTACGCTTGTTTTCAAGCGCGAAATTAATCGCCGCGCGTACCAGCCTTTTTGAACCGAATTCCGAAATGGGTTTGATGCCGATGCCAGAATCCTCGCGGATGTCCCATGCGAATTCCTTCTTGAGAAAAGCGAGCAGCTTTTTTGTCTTGTCGTTGCCCCGCTCAAGTTCCTTGCCGCTGTATACGTCTTCGGTGTTCTCGCGGAACACGACCATGTTAACGTTTTCGGGGTGCTTGACAGGGGAGGGGACGCCGGGAAGATGACGCACCGGACGCAGGCAAACGTACAAGTCGAGAAGCTGTCGGAGGCTCACATTGAGCGACCGTATGCCGCCGCCCACCGGAGTGGTGAGCGGGCCCTTGATTCCCACGAGATATTCCTGGAAAGCAATAAGCGTTTCCTGCGGCAACCAATTTTTTGTTTTTGCAAACGCTTTTTCTCCGGCGAGCACTTCTTTCCAAACAAGGGCGCGTCTGCTGCCGTAAGCTTTTTTTACCGCTGTGTTAAAAACATTTTTTGCGGCTCGCCAGATATCAGGGCCAATGCCGTCTCCCTCTATGAACGGGATGACCGGCGAGTCCGGCACGGCCAGAACGCTGTTTTTCATGGAGATTTTGTCGGACGACATAGGGCTGGATCCATTCAAATTCTTAAAAAGTAAAGATCAATGCATTACGAGAAAAACAGTGGGGCATGATTTTATACGTTGATACCACAACGTTGATTAAGGGAATTATTCTTTCAGGAATAGGAAAAAATGCCGAAACATATTGAAAGGCAATCCCTTAGAGACATCTTTTTCGCCTTGTAAAATACTCTATAACCTGTCTGACGTACAAGGGAAAGTGTTGACATCAAAAGCAGGTAACACTTATCTTTAATCCGATATTTAATGCGGGAGTAACTCAACGGTAGAGTGTCACCTTCCCAAGGTGAAGGTTGCGAGTTCGATCCTCGTCTCCCGCTCCATTAGGCGGCCTGGATTCAGACCGCCTAATTTTTTTTTACTGCCGCAGCAGTTTTGTTACAATCTGGGTTTGCAAACGATTTCGTGTACTTTGAGCTCAAAAAAACTCTGCGCGTTTGCAGGCGTCAAGACCACCGCAGTATCTGCTCCCGTTCCGGTTCCGGCAATGCACAGCGCCTCCTGTTTTACGGAAACGAGTCCTGCGTCGGCGGCCATACAAGCGATTTCAAGGCACACTTTAAATCCCTGTCCCATGGTGCGGAGCGTATAGGCTACGATTTCGTCAAGTTGATACGTGTGAAGCATGCGGCGGACCGCCCTGTTTACGCCGCCGAAGGCATGTTGGCAGGTCAACACCTTGCATCCCTGTCTTTCGAGTTCTTTCTTGCGTCCGGGCCGAAGTTCCTGCGCGTCTTTATGCTCAAAGCCGGTGGAATGAGTCACCGCGACCAGAGAACCCCTGGGGAAAATCCTGACTGCCCTCTGAGCGGTTGATCCGGACGAAGAGGCAATGATGATGGTCTTGATGGAAAGCTCTTTGGCACGGTCTGCGCCAAGAACGAGAGTTTTTTCGGTGTTGTGAGGACCGGGCTTTTCAAAGTAGGTAATGGTCGCCATTCTGTCTCCTTTCTAATAAGTCTAACGATAGCGATGGCCTTTCGCTTATAAATAAAAACTCCCGCCTGTGATGTTAAGCGGGAGCCGATTAAATCCGGACATTTTTTTGCGACGACAAAGTATCAAGACAGATTATTTCACCGCTTTTGCCGCGGACTTCTTTTTCTCCTTTTTTTCGGTCTTTTTCTGCTGGGCCGGCGCCGGCTTCACCGGTTGCGCAGGTTTCTTCTCCTCTATGCCGCGCAGCGCGTTGACGCTTTTGTCAAGATTGTCGACATTGTATTTGTAAATCAGAAACGTGACCGGTTTGTCCGGCGTGCGCACCCAGCGCTTGCCTTCGGAGCCTTTTTCGTTGCCGACAATGACCGTTTTCTTTTCGCCGTTTTCCAGGGCCACGGTCACGGTCAAATAAGGCTTGGTGAACCCCAGGCTGTCTTTTGAAATCGTTGTGTCATTCTCGAAATCAGCCGCTGAGAAATTGGACATGGAATTGAGGATCTTATCGACTTCCGTGTTTTTCGCACTGTCTTTTACCGGCGACAGTATCTGCCAGGTGGGTTTGCCCAAGCTGTCTTTTGGCGAGGGTGGCGTCAATGAAACAATGGTGGTGGCGCTGTCTCTATGGGTAATTTCAATGACCTTTGCAAATGACCGGTCGAATTTGACAATGGACTTGTTTTTCCAGCGCGTCTTGTCGGTGAAAAAGGAGTATTTGATGCTGCCGCCGACAAGGTACACGTCGTTTGATCCATTAACGCGCACGAAATTTGATGACCAGTCCGCGCTGTTCTTGCCGACATAGAAGGTAAGGATGGGCGCAAGCTTTTCGTTATATACATCAACGCGTGTGCCCATGATGGAGTCCACCTCAAGCTCGGCCTGCTTGTGCTGGTTCTGCGAAATCAGGTCGTCTTTTTTCATTGCTTTCAGTTTGTCAAGAGCTATCTGGATAAAGGCGCTGTCGGCAGGATATTCCGAGGAAAGTTTCACTCTTGCGGTCGTGTCGGCGGCTAGAGGAGAGGTGTTTTCGGAGGGCCTTTTGTCGGCCACAACCCATTCCTTGCCCTTGTGGATCAGAAAAACCGAGTCCTTGAAGTCGCGTATGCTGATCATGCCGCAGTCCGCTTCGGAAAATTGCGGGAGATAGGCCAGCGATTGCTCGGAAGGTTTCAGGTTGCTGAGTTGGTTCGCAACGATGATGATGCCGATGATAACCACCAGAATGACCGCGAGAAGCGGCAGATGTTTCATATTCATTTGGCTTTCTCCTCCGTTTTTTC from Chitinivibrionales bacterium includes the following:
- a CDS encoding pyruvate kinase alpha/beta domain-containing protein, which produces MATITYFEKPGPHNTEKTLVLGADRAKELSIKTIIIASSSGSTAQRAVRIFPRGSLVAVTHSTGFEHKDAQELRPGRKKELERQGCKVLTCQHAFGGVNRAVRRMLHTYQLDEIVAYTLRTMGQGFKVCLEIACMAADAGLVSVKQEALCIAGTGTGADTAVVLTPANAQSFFELKVHEIVCKPRL
- the icd gene encoding NADP-dependent isocitrate dehydrogenase, whose translation is MSSDKISMKNSVLAVPDSPVIPFIEGDGIGPDIWRAAKNVFNTAVKKAYGSRRALVWKEVLAGEKAFAKTKNWLPQETLIAFQEYLVGIKGPLTTPVGGGIRSLNVSLRQLLDLYVCLRPVRHLPGVPSPVKHPENVNMVVFRENTEDVYSGKELERGNDKTKKLLAFLKKEFAWDIREDSGIGIKPISEFGSKRLVRAAINFALENKRKSVTLVHKGNIQKFTEGAFRAWGYEVAKEEFGGNTVSWEACNGKVPPGKLLIKDAIADIFFQQSITRAQEFDVIATMNLNGDYISDALAAQVGGIGIAPGANINYTTGHALFEATHGTAPKYANLDKVNPTSLILSGEMMLRYLHWTEAADLIVKGVERAILARTVTYDFARLMDDAKEVSCSEFGNCIIKNM
- a CDS encoding DUF4340 domain-containing protein; the protein is MNMKHLPLLAVILVVIIGIIIVANQLSNLKPSEQSLAYLPQFSEADCGMISIRDFKDSVFLIHKGKEWVVADKRPSENTSPLAADTTARVKLSSEYPADSAFIQIALDKLKAMKKDDLISQNQHKQAELEVDSIMGTRVDVYNEKLAPILTFYVGKNSADWSSNFVRVNGSNDVYLVGGSIKYSFFTDKTRWKNKSIVKFDRSFAKVIEITHRDSATTIVSLTPPSPKDSLGKPTWQILSPVKDSAKNTEVDKILNSMSNFSAADFENDTTISKDSLGFTKPYLTVTVALENGEKKTVIVGNEKGSEGKRWVRTPDKPVTFLIYKYNVDNLDKSVNALRGIEEKKPAQPVKPAPAQQKKTEKKEKKKSAAKAVK